One window of Dermatophagoides farinae isolate YC_2012a unplaced genomic scaffold, ASM2471394v1 contig1, whole genome shotgun sequence genomic DNA carries:
- the LOC142597864 gene encoding U3 small nucleolar ribonucleoprotein IMP4-like, protein MLRKYSDSVTSLRSKVNNNNTNVNENVLKPSHNILVTSSFSPNKNTKLFIRELCYILPNAQKINRGRLSQSDLIQLCNENNVQILIEISGKNIDGNPSTMSLLKLPLGPVINFNLNNINLQKYRSELKLRPILASDALILDGFPMEKKPYNIILPIIANIFNTQKTQPRKYLGLFLRNNYSIFVRAYYLPDEKKNFDISKIIENGPLFVLTPIKIISTISKTSYQDIAWANTQFF, encoded by the coding sequence ATGTTAAGAAAATATTCTGATTCTGTAACATCATTACGTAGTAAAgttaataacaacaatacaaatgtgaatgaaaatgtacTGAAGCCATCGCATAATATATTAGTTACTAGTAGCTTTAGcccaaataaaaatacaaaattatttattagaGAGTTATGTTATATATTACCTAACGCTCAAAAAATTAATAGAGGAAGATTATCTCAATCTGATTTGATTCAGTTATGTAACGAAAATAACgttcaaattttaattgaaatatCTGGTAAAAATATAGATGGTAATCCTAGTACTATGAGTTTGTTAAAACTTCCACTAGGACCTGTGATAAATTTTAATCTTAATAACATTAACTTACAAAAATATCGTTCAGAATTGAAATTACGTCCAATTTTAGCTAGTGACGCACTTATATTAGATGGTTTTcctatggaaaaaaaaccttacAATATTATCTTACCAATAATTGCTAATATTTTTAATACCCAAAAAACACAGCCACGAAAGTATTTAGGATTATTTTTACGTAATAATTATTCTATATTTGTTCGAGCATATTATCTaccagatgaaaaaaaaaactttgatatTAGTAAGATTATCGAAAACGGGCCTTTATTTGTGCTTACGCcaattaaaataatttcgACAATTTCAAAAACTAGTTATCAAGATATAGCATGGGCTAACACACAGTTTTTTTAA